A single region of the Lonchura striata isolate bLonStr1 chromosome 19, bLonStr1.mat, whole genome shotgun sequence genome encodes:
- the NOG gene encoding noggin: MDHSQCLVTIYALVVLLGLRLQQGACQHYLHIRPAPSDNLPLVDLIEHPDPIFDPKEKDLNETLLRSLMGGHFDPNFMAVSLPEDRLGVDDLAELDLLLRQRPSGAMPSEIKGLEFYDGLQPGKKHRLSKKLRRKLQMWLWSQTFCPVLYTWNDLGSRFWPRYVKVGSCYSKRSCSVPEGMVCKPAKSVHLTILRWRCQRRGGQRCTWIPIQYPIISECKCSC; encoded by the coding sequence ATGGATCATTCCCAGTGCCTTGTGACTATATACGCCTTGGTGGTTCTGCTGGGTCTCCGGCTACAGCAGGGCGCCTGCCAGCACTATCTGCACATCCGACCGGCTCCCAGCGACAACTTGCCCTTGGTGGATCTAATCGAGCACCCGGACCCTATCTTTGACCCCAAGGAGAAGGATCTTAACGAGACCTTGCTAAGGAGCCTCATGGGCGGACACTTCGACCCCAACTTTATGGCTGTTTCTTTGCCCGAGGACCGGCTCGGAGTGGACGATCTAGCTGAGCTGGACTTGCTGCTCAGGCAGAGACCCTCGGGAGCGATGCCCAGCGAAATCAAAGGGCTGGAGTTCTACGATGGGCTGCAGCCGGGCAAGAAGCACAGGCTGAGCAAGAAGCTGCGCAGGAAGCTGCAGATGTGGCTTTGGTCCCAGACCTTCTGCCCGGTCCTATACACGTGGAACGATCTCGGCAGCCGCTTTTGGCCCCGGTACGTCAAAGTGGGCAGCTGCTACAGTAAAAGGTCTTGTTCAGTCCCCGAAGGCATGGTTTGCAAACCTGCCAAGTCCGTGCATTTAACGATCCTGAGGTGGAGGTGCCAGCGCCGGGGCGGGCAGAGATGCACATGGATACCCATCCAGTACCCCATCATTTCGGAGTGTAAGTGCTCCTGCTAG